ACTGTCCCCTAGACTCGCTGTATATAAAGGTAGTAGGAGCCCCTATCATTCTAAACATTTCATTTTTATGGCTGTCACTTCCTCCAACTATAGGAATTCTTTCGCCTTCCACTAACCTGGAATGCCACCATTCTACTGCATCAAGCTCTGAATCCTTCATCGGTCCATTCCATATTTCTATTGCATCAAAAGGCACATCAAAGCCCCATTTCCACCCGCAGTATCTGCAAAATGGATGGTTCAAGGTAATAAAAGCTCCGCTTTGTCTAGCCTCCTGCATTATTTCCACTGTTTTTTCCTTGTCATTAGCTACAAAGTTCTTTATAGGACTTTGTACTCCCAAGAAGTTGCAGTGACCTTTGTAGTGAGTCCATTCCATTCCTGGCATTACAACAAGTGAATCGCTTGACCTTATATATTCATTTTGAGAAAAGGTATTATGATCTGTTAAGAAAATAAAGTCCATACCATGAAGCTTTGCCATATTAATTACATTCTCAACATTATACTTTCCATCTGAATGCTCTGAGTGCATATGAAGATCGCCTTTTAACAAAACTCTTTCTTTGAACGTAAATTTAATATTAATGCTTACAGAACAACCTTCCTCTTGAATTTTATAGGCTCCTAATATTAAAGCCCATTCTCCTTCGTTTATTACTCCTCTTACATAACCAGGAGTAGCCTCATTTTCAGTTATATAAAAGTATAATCTTTCAGAGCCTGACCACCCTCTGAAAGATTTGTTTTCGTCTCTCACTGCAATATCAATTACATTTATTTCTTTATTAAATACGTCCCCTGCTTCATTTTCAGTTATATCTCTTCTCTTATAAGCATAAGAAACTTCAAGCCTGGAAACATCTTTAGGAATTGAGAATGGTATCTCAAAATATGCCTTTTCCTTATCCTTAGTTATAAGTCTTTCAAAGTTTAGCTCCTTAATATTTTGCATTTACATCACTCCTTTGAAGCTCCAATTGTCATTCCAGTTACAAGGAATTTTTGAGCAATTACATATAATAAGATTAAAGGTATTACAGAGATTACTATAGCAGCCATAATTGAGTTTGGAGCTATGAATTCTGTTCCTGATCTGCTTGAAGTATCAAAAACTAGAGACTTTAATACCATAGGAAGAGTATACTTTTCCTGTTTAGTTATTATTGTTACTGGAATCATCAAGCTGTTCCACTTGTTAACAAATTCTAAAAATGATATTGTTGCTA
The genomic region above belongs to Clostridium swellfunianum and contains:
- a CDS encoding CehA/McbA family metallohydrolase, whose product is MQNIKELNFERLITKDKEKAYFEIPFSIPKDVSRLEVSYAYKRRDITENEAGDVFNKEINVIDIAVRDENKSFRGWSGSERLYFYITENEATPGYVRGVINEGEWALILGAYKIQEEGCSVSINIKFTFKERVLLKGDLHMHSEHSDGKYNVENVINMAKLHGMDFIFLTDHNTFSQNEYIRSSDSLVVMPGMEWTHYKGHCNFLGVQSPIKNFVANDKEKTVEIMQEARQSGAFITLNHPFCRYCGWKWGFDVPFDAIEIWNGPMKDSELDAVEWWHSRLVEGERIPIVGGSDSHKNEMFRMIGAPTTFIYSESRGQSDIIKALKAGHGFVSFTASGPIIDFNIKDAIMGDLIEEAQGLKGMAKVSNLSIGDEIRLISDKGMEAVYKISTESTKTFSFEASERKFYRLEVWRQVIPGNKLLAAISNPIYIGKE